A window of Phycisphaerae bacterium contains these coding sequences:
- a CDS encoding beta-galactosidase — translation WWNPRSSGGDWGYGERPKTEEEFVRRYVETIEVLNGTPNLCGWCYTQLYDIEQETNGLYYYDREPKFAPEVLTKLRRANEGETAYPK, via the coding sequence TGGTGGAATCCGCGGAGCAGCGGCGGCGATTGGGGCTATGGCGAGCGGCCGAAGACCGAGGAGGAGTTCGTGCGGCGGTACGTCGAGACGATCGAGGTGCTCAACGGGACGCCGAACCTCTGCGGGTGGTGCTATACGCAACTCTACGATATCGAGCAGGAGACCAACGGGTTGTACTACTACGACCGCGAGCCGAAGTTCGCGCCGGAGGTATTGACGAAGTTGCGGCGGGCGAACGAGGGAGAGACGGCGTATCCGAAGTAG